The following are from one region of the Strigops habroptila isolate Jane chromosome 22, bStrHab1.2.pri, whole genome shotgun sequence genome:
- the ANP32E gene encoding acidic leucine-rich nuclear phosphoprotein 32 family member E isoform X1 has product MGGAMEMKKRINLELRNRAPEKVTELVLDNCRSSNGEIEGLNDSFKELEFLSMANVELTSLAKLPTLSKLRKLELSDNVISGGLEVLAERCPNLTYLNLSGNKIKDLGTVEALQNLKNLKSLDLFNCEITNLEDYRDSIFELLQQITYLDGFDQEDNEAPDSEDDDDEDGDEDDDDEGEDEAGPPGEYEEEDDEDDGGSDLGEGEEEEEVGLSYLMKEEIQDEDDDDDYVEEGGDEEEEAEGVRGEKRKRDPEDEGEEEED; this is encoded by the exons ATGGGGGGGGCCATGGAGATGAAGAAGCGCATCAACCTGGAGTTGCGGAACCGGGCCCCCGAGAAG GTGACGGAGTTGGTGCTCGATAACTGCAGATCCAGCAACGGCGAAATCGAAGGGCTGAATGATTCCTTCAAAGAACTGGAGTTCCTGAGCATGGCCAACGTGGAGCTGACGTCGCTGGCCAAGCTGCCCACGTTGAGTAAGCTCCGGAAG TTGGAGTTGAGCGACAACGTCATTTCAGGAGGCCTGGAGGTCCTTGCAGAAAGGTGTCCGAATCTCACATATCTAAACCTAAGTGGCAACAAAATCAAAGATCTTGGCACTGTGGAAGCTCTT caaAACCTTAAGAACTTGAAGAGCCTTGACCTGTTCAACTGTGAGATCACAAACCTCGAGGACTACAGAGACAGCATctttgagctgcttcagcaaATCACGTACCTGGATGGGTTTGATCAGGAAGACAACGAGGCCCCGGACTcggaagatgatgatgatgagg ACGGagatgaggatgatgatgatgaagggGAGGATGAAGCTGGTCCTCCAGGAGAatatgaagaggaagatgatgaagatgatggagGCTCCGATCTGGGGGAaggtgaagaggaggaggaagttgGTCTTTCGTACCTGAtgaaagaagagattcag GATGAAGATGATGACGATGACTACGTTGAAGAAGGAGGcgatgaggaggaggaag
- the ANP32E gene encoding acidic leucine-rich nuclear phosphoprotein 32 family member E isoform X2, with product MGGAMEMKKRINLELRNRAPEKVTELVLDNCRSSNGEIEGLNDSFKELEFLSMANVELTSLAKLPTLSKLRKLELSDNVISGGLEVLAERCPNLTYLNLSGNKIKDLGTVEALQNLKNLKSLDLFNCEITNLEDYRDSIFELLQQITYLDGFDQEDNEAPDSEDDDDEDGDEDDDDEGEDEAGPPGEYEEEDDEDDGGSDLGEGEEEEEVGLSYLMKEEIQDEDDDDDYVEEGGDEEEEEGVRGEKRKRDPEDEGEEEED from the exons ATGGGGGGGGCCATGGAGATGAAGAAGCGCATCAACCTGGAGTTGCGGAACCGGGCCCCCGAGAAG GTGACGGAGTTGGTGCTCGATAACTGCAGATCCAGCAACGGCGAAATCGAAGGGCTGAATGATTCCTTCAAAGAACTGGAGTTCCTGAGCATGGCCAACGTGGAGCTGACGTCGCTGGCCAAGCTGCCCACGTTGAGTAAGCTCCGGAAG TTGGAGTTGAGCGACAACGTCATTTCAGGAGGCCTGGAGGTCCTTGCAGAAAGGTGTCCGAATCTCACATATCTAAACCTAAGTGGCAACAAAATCAAAGATCTTGGCACTGTGGAAGCTCTT caaAACCTTAAGAACTTGAAGAGCCTTGACCTGTTCAACTGTGAGATCACAAACCTCGAGGACTACAGAGACAGCATctttgagctgcttcagcaaATCACGTACCTGGATGGGTTTGATCAGGAAGACAACGAGGCCCCGGACTcggaagatgatgatgatgagg ACGGagatgaggatgatgatgatgaagggGAGGATGAAGCTGGTCCTCCAGGAGAatatgaagaggaagatgatgaagatgatggagGCTCCGATCTGGGGGAaggtgaagaggaggaggaagttgGTCTTTCGTACCTGAtgaaagaagagattcag GATGAAGATGATGACGATGACTACGTTGAAGAAGGAGGcgatgaggaggaggaag